In the Trueperaceae bacterium genome, ACCGGGAGGTCGCCTTCTTGCGGGCCGCGGCGCACGACCTCCGGTCCCCCCTCACCGCGCTCAAGACGAGGGTAGAAGGCGTGTTGGCGAACAGGCGCGACGCGAGCGCCTATCGCGCAGCCCTGGTCGAGATCGGGCTCGATGTCGACGGGATGGTGCGACTCGTCAACCACTTGCTCATGCTGGCCAACGACGGGGCGCCGAACGACCTCCGGAGGCTGGACCTCGTGAGCGTGGCGGGAGAGGCAGTCGACTCGGCTCGCGCGGCCCGTCCTGGCGTGTTCCTAACGACCTCGTTCGCCCCGGATACCCCGGAGGTTGCAGGCGACGCGACGCTACTGGCCCAACTACTCGGCAACCTACTTGACAACGCGGCTCACCACGGCGGCGGCGCGCCGACCCACGTGAGTACCTGGCGGTCCCCTGAGGGTGGAGCTGTGCTGTGCGTAAGCGACGAGGGTCCTGGCATCGACGAGGCCAGTCTGCCCAGGGCGGCCGAACCCTTCTTCCGGACCGACTCGGCGCGCACGCGCGCCGGGAGAGGCGGCCCTACGGGAAGCGGCTTGGGGCTCGCGATAGTGAAGCGCATCGTGGAGTGGCACGACGCGCGGTGGGAGCTGAACAGCGCCCCAGGTTCGGGACTCGTCGTGACGGTGAGATTCCCGGCGCCGCTCGGTTGAGGAGCGCCCCCCTTGAACTCACTTGACAATCGCCCGTCGCCCCCCTAACCTTGACCCAAGCATAGTAAGTAACCTGGCCTTACTAACCGACCGGTCTCGTGAGGCCCCGCCTAGGGAGGTGACGAGGAACAGCGACTTGCGACAGTGGCCTGCTCGGAAGGCCGAGCGGCTCAAGGCGACGAACGGGCCTGCCAAGTAACGAGCAGGACCCAGGTACGCTGAACGAAGACCGTGGAGGCAAGCATGAAGAAGAAGTTCCTGATGCTGATCGCGTTGGCCGGGCTGCTACTCGGCACCGTCAACGCGCAGCGCTCGCTCGAGATCTACATCACCGGCCTGACGGACGACACGCTCAACTGGTTCCGCGACACGGCCTTCCCCGAGTTCCAGAAGACCCACCCGGACGTAACGCTCGACATCCTGACGGGCGGCTGGGGCGACTTCGACGCGGCCGTGGCCGGCTGGATCACGACGGGCGACGGCCCCGACATCGTCTACCTCGGCTCCGAGTACGCGGCCACGTTCGGCTCGCTGCTCGCCGACCTCGACCCGTACCTCGCGGACTGGAGCGAGCTCGGCGAGTTCCTGCCCGCCGCCCTCGACGTCGCCAAGTTCGACGGCCACATGGTCGGCCTCCCGCTCCTCATGAGCCCGCGCCCCATGTTCTTCCGCCCGGACCTCGCGGCTGACGCCGGCGCCATCCCGCCTCTCACGTTCGCCGACTCCGTCGCGTTCGTGGCGGCCAACTCCGGCGTCGAGAACAACGCCATGACGAAGATGGGCTTCATGGACATCGGCGGCGGCCTCTTCGACGCCCAGGAGTTCATCGCCTACATCTGGAGCGCGGGCGGCGAGCTCTACAACGCCGACGGCAGCAGCGCCTTCGACAGCGCGGCGACGGCCGAGGCCCTCAAGTTCATGTACGACAGGCGCCGTGCCGTGCTCCCCACCGAGCTGACGGCCGGCCTGCCGCCCATCAGCGGCTACCCCATCGCCTCCGGCCTCGTGGTCAGCGGCATCTTCCCGATGTGGAACATGCCCCCGACGTCCGACCCGCTCTGGGAGAACATCGCCATCGGCCCGTACCCGGCCGGCGAGAACGGCCAGCCGCTCATCCAGGTCTTCACCGACTGGCTCTCCGTCCCCGCCTACGCGAAGGACAAGGAGCTCGCCGTCGACTTCCTGAAGTTCATCGGCAGCCGCGACAACGCCATCGCCCTCAGCAACGTCGCGGGCTTCACGCCCGTGCGCACGGACGCGTGGGAAGCGCTGCGCGCCAACCCCGTCTGGAACAGCATGCTCGACGCCGCCGTCGACTACGGCCGCGCCTTCTCCGACATCCGCGCCAGTGCGGAGCTCCGCCCGCTCATCGTCGAGCAGGTGAGCATGTACCTGTCCGACCAACAGAGCCTCGAGGACACGCAGAACGCCCTCAAGGAGGAGTACGACTCCATCCTCGAGGACAACGGCTACCTCTAGGTCCTAGGCCTCACGGGGCCGCCGTGCACGCAGCTAGCCGGCGGCCCCGCCCTATCTTCCTGACGAGGACGAACCGCGCGTGGACCCCGCAGTCGTAGCCAGACTCCACAACTTCTACTGGTCGCTCGGCACGGTGGCGTTCATCGTCGTCGGGAGCTACCTGGTCGGCCGCCTCGCCCAAGGGGTCGCCGGCGCGCGCGGCGCCGGGGTCCTGCAGCGGCGCCGCGTCTTCTGGGGCTACGCGCTCGTCTCGCCGTGGCTGATCGGCTTCGTCATCTTCGTGGTCGGGCCGGCGCTCCTATCTCTCTACTACTCGTTCACCGATTACAAGCTCGGGCGCTCGATCGAGTGGATCGGCCTCGAGAACTACAAGACCCTGCTCGGCGGGCTCGGCGCGCAAGGGCGCCGCTTCATGCAGGCCATGTACAACTCCTTCTATTACGCGCTCGTCGGCGTGCCCCTGCAGATCGGCACCGCGCTCGCCATGGCGGTCATGGTCGCGCAGCCCCTAAGGGGCATGCCGTTCTTCCGGCTCGTGTTCTACATGCCGGTCATCCTGGCGGGCGGCCCCGCCATCCTGCTCGCGTGGCGCTACATGCTCGCGAGCAACGGCGGCTTCATCAACGTGTCGCTGCAGCGCTTCGCCGAGCTCATCCCGCCGTTCGGCTGGCTCTACCGCTCGTTCATCTTCGCCGTCGAGAGCTTCAACGCCTTCTTCATCGGCGTCACGCGCTCCGATCCCGTCGGTCCCCTCATGTACGTCCTGCCGGCGTTGCTCGGCGTCCTGGTATGCGCGGCGCTCGCGTTCGGCGGCGCCGAGGCCACCAGGCGTCAGGTCGCCCGCACGGTCGTGGAGGTCCTCGGCGCCATCCTGGTCGTGGTCCTCGGCGTGCGGGCCATAACGGGCGGGAGCTTCGTGCCGCACGTGCTCGAGCGGCTCGGCACCTTCGCCGACCTCGTGACGCTGCGCACGAGCGTGCGCGAGGCCGGCAGCCTCGACTACCTGCGCACCGGCTTCGCCGAGCACGCGGCCTCGCCCCTCTGGCTGCTCGGGCTGCTCGTCGCGGCCTGCGCGCTCGTGGGGTACGCGCGCCTCGGCGACAGGGGCCGCAAGTGGCTCTTCGGCGGCTTGGGCCTGCTGTTCGGCCTCCTCGCGCTCGGCTCCACCGTCGACGGGGTGAGGTACTTCCAGGCGTTCGACGCCGCGTCGGCCGCTGCCGGCACCGCCAACCACCACTTCTCGCTCTTCCGGCAGGTCGTCGCCCAGTTCCCGGACGCGAACCGCGTGCCGCTCTGGCTCTCCAGCGAGCTCTGGTCGAAGCCGTCGCTCGTGCTCATCACCATGTGGAGCTCCGGCGCCGGCATGCTCATCTTCCTCGCCGCGCTCAAGGGCGTGCCGAGGAGCATGTACGAGGCGGCCGGCGTGGACGGAGCCACCGGTTGGCAGAAGTTCTTCCGCATCACGCTGCCCATGATCTCGCCGGCCATGTTCTACAACGTCGTCATCGGGCTCATCGCCGCGCTGCAGACGTTCGAGTCCGTCTACATCATCCAGAACACGCAGACGGAGCAGAGCCTCGCCTCGGCCGCCTACTTCCTGTTCGTGCGCACGTTCAGGCAGCTCGAGATCGGTCAGGGCGCGGCGGCGAGCTGGATCCTCGCGGTGCTGATCGTGCTGCTCACGGTCGCGCAGTTCCGCTACAGCAGGTGGGTGCACTATGAATAACGTCTTCTGGCGCCGCGGGTGGAAGGCGACGGCCGTCACGCTCTTCTACGCCGTGCTCATCGCGGCGGGCATCTTCTTCCTCTTCCCGGTCGCCTGGATGGGCGGCACGTCGCTCAAGACCATCGACGAGGTGAGCCAGGCGCAGCTCTCGCTCTTCCCCGAGACGCCGCAGTGGAGCAACTACACGAAGCAGTTGGGCGAGAGGAACTTCTACCGCGCGTACGGCAACAGCATCTACACCGTGCTGGTGGTGCTCCTTGGCACCGTGTCCAGCCTCACGGTGGTCGCCTTCGCCTTCAGCCGCCTGCAGTGGCCGGGCCGCAACGTCGTGTTCGCGCTCATGCTCGGCACGCTCATGCTCCCGGCGCAGGCGACGCTGGTTCCCCAGTACGTCCTCTTCTACGAGCTGGGCTGGTTGCGGACGTTCAACCCCATCACGCTGCCGGGCTTCTTCGCGGGGGGCGCGTCGCTCGTGTTCCTCCTGCGCCAGTTCATGCTGACGCTCCCGCGCGAGCTGGACGAGTCCGCCGCCATCGACGGCGCCAACCCGCTCCAGATGCTGTGGCTCATCATCCTGCCGCTCTCGCGCCCCGCCATCGCGACGGTGACGGTCTTCCTCTTCGTCGGCCAGTGGAACAACCTCGTCCAGCCGCTCCTCTACCTGCAGAAGGCCGAGCTCTTCACCATGCCCATCTACGTGGCGCAGAAGAACAACCTGCAGGAGTCGCCCATCCCGTGGCAAGACATCATGACGGCCAGCGTCCTGTTCGTGATCCCCGTCCTAGTCATCTTCATCCTCACGCAGCGTTACTTCACCGAGGGCATCGCCCTGACGGGCTCGAAAGGTTAGGCGCCATGGCTAGCAGGAGTGCCGCCCCGTGCATGGTCAGCTTCCGCGGCCACACGGCGCCGGAGTGGGTGCTGGATGCGCTGAGGCGCGGCTCCGTTGGTGCCGTCTGCCTCTTTCGGTACAACTTCGCCTCGCTCGAGCAGTTGCGGGCGCTGAACGTCTCGCTCATGGCCGCGGCTGCCGAGGGCGGGTTCCCGCCTCCCATCATCGGCATCGACCAGGAGGGCGGCCAGCTCATGGCCGTGACGGACGGCGCCACGGAGCTGCCAGGCAACATGGCGTTGGGTGCGGTGGCGGCGGGCTGCTCGATACCGACGGGGGAGGAAGCCGCTCGCGCCACCGGCGTGGTGCTCGGGATGGAGCTCCTCGCGCTGGGCTGCAACATGAACTTCGCGCCGGTGCTGGACCTCGCCACCCGCCCGGAGAGCGACGTCATGGGGGTGCGGGTGTTCGGCTCCGACCCCGACCTGGCGGGCCGGCTCGGGGCTCAGCTCATCGTGGGCATGCAGTCGACCGGCGTGCTGGCCACCGCCAAGCACTTCCCGGGCCACGGCGATACCCGCCAGGACAGCCACCACGGCGCCCCCGTCATCGACGTGCCGCTCGCCACCCTGGCGCGGCGCGAGCTGGTGCCGTTCCGCGCCGCCATCGCCGCCGGGGTGGCCGCCGTCATGACCTGCCACGCGTACTACCCGGCCATCGACCCCGACGCGGTCGGCACCCACTCGCGCGCGGTGCTCGGCGACCTTCTCCGCGGCGAGCTCGACTTCGACGGGCTCGTCATCACCGACGCCCTCGACATGCACGCGTTCGGCGCCATGTCCGGGGTGGAGCGTGCCCGTCGTGCCGTTGCCGCGGGTGCGGACCTGGCCCTGCTTGGGCACTTGGAGGATCAGGCGGAGATCGTCGCGAGCCTCCTCGGCAGTGCCGACGCCGCGAGCTCGGCTCGCGTCATGGCCGTCCGCGAGCGCCTGCCGCGCGAGCTGCCGCCGCTCGCGGTCATCGGCTCCGAGCTCCACCGCGAGGTGGCCCGTGCCACGTCGGAGGCGGCCGTCACGGCCGTGCGCGGCGAGCCGCGCCTCGCGTCCCTCGATGCCGTCCTGGTCGTGAGCGTCGATGCGGGCGATCTCACCCCCGCCGAGACCACCTCGGGGCAAGAGCTGGGGTTGGCGGACGCGCTGCGCGCGTACGTCGCAGAGATCACGGAAGTGCGCTTCCCGCGCGGGGCGAACACGGGCGAGGTCGACGCGGTCGTGGCCCGCGTGGCCCGTTGGCGTGGCGCTCGCGCCGCCGCCGGCGATGCGGGCGAGGTCGTCGTCGCCACGGTCAACGCCTCCGGCGACGAGGCGCAGCTCGCGCTCCTGCGGCGCCTGGCCGCGCTCGGGGCCGACCCTGTGCTCGTCGCCATGCGCAGCCCCCTTGACGTCGTGGTCGCCGATCACGTGGGTCGCGCCATCTGCGCCTACGGCCGGCGCACCCCGCAGGCCGAGGCCGCGGCGCGCGTGCTGTGCGGCCAGATCCAGGCCACGGGTGCCCTGCCGGTCTCGTTGCCGGAGGGCGTGGGAGCGCGGGCGTGAGCCTCACCGCCCTGGCCCGCACGCGTATGAAGGCGGCGGGTCTGGTGCTCGCCCTGCTCAGCGGGCCGTTGACGACGGCGGGAGCGCAAGCCGCCAGCTGGTGCGTCGCCGTCTGGTACCCGTCATCGGATCATCCGGGCGGCTTCGAGACGATCGTCGCCAACGCGGACGTCGTGGACGT is a window encoding:
- a CDS encoding sugar ABC transporter permease, producing the protein MDPAVVARLHNFYWSLGTVAFIVVGSYLVGRLAQGVAGARGAGVLQRRRVFWGYALVSPWLIGFVIFVVGPALLSLYYSFTDYKLGRSIEWIGLENYKTLLGGLGAQGRRFMQAMYNSFYYALVGVPLQIGTALAMAVMVAQPLRGMPFFRLVFYMPVILAGGPAILLAWRYMLASNGGFINVSLQRFAELIPPFGWLYRSFIFAVESFNAFFIGVTRSDPVGPLMYVLPALLGVLVCAALAFGGAEATRRQVARTVVEVLGAILVVVLGVRAITGGSFVPHVLERLGTFADLVTLRTSVREAGSLDYLRTGFAEHAASPLWLLGLLVAACALVGYARLGDRGRKWLFGGLGLLFGLLALGSTVDGVRYFQAFDAASAAAGTANHHFSLFRQVVAQFPDANRVPLWLSSELWSKPSLVLITMWSSGAGMLIFLAALKGVPRSMYEAAGVDGATGWQKFFRITLPMISPAMFYNVVIGLIAALQTFESVYIIQNTQTEQSLASAAYFLFVRTFRQLEIGQGAAASWILAVLIVLLTVAQFRYSRWVHYE
- a CDS encoding carbohydrate ABC transporter permease — its product is MNNVFWRRGWKATAVTLFYAVLIAAGIFFLFPVAWMGGTSLKTIDEVSQAQLSLFPETPQWSNYTKQLGERNFYRAYGNSIYTVLVVLLGTVSSLTVVAFAFSRLQWPGRNVVFALMLGTLMLPAQATLVPQYVLFYELGWLRTFNPITLPGFFAGGASLVFLLRQFMLTLPRELDESAAIDGANPLQMLWLIILPLSRPAIATVTVFLFVGQWNNLVQPLLYLQKAELFTMPIYVAQKNNLQESPIPWQDIMTASVLFVIPVLVIFILTQRYFTEGIALTGSKG
- a CDS encoding extracellular solute-binding protein, whose product is MKKKFLMLIALAGLLLGTVNAQRSLEIYITGLTDDTLNWFRDTAFPEFQKTHPDVTLDILTGGWGDFDAAVAGWITTGDGPDIVYLGSEYAATFGSLLADLDPYLADWSELGEFLPAALDVAKFDGHMVGLPLLMSPRPMFFRPDLAADAGAIPPLTFADSVAFVAANSGVENNAMTKMGFMDIGGGLFDAQEFIAYIWSAGGELYNADGSSAFDSAATAEALKFMYDRRRAVLPTELTAGLPPISGYPIASGLVVSGIFPMWNMPPTSDPLWENIAIGPYPAGENGQPLIQVFTDWLSVPAYAKDKELAVDFLKFIGSRDNAIALSNVAGFTPVRTDAWEALRANPVWNSMLDAAVDYGRAFSDIRASAELRPLIVEQVSMYLSDQQSLEDTQNALKEEYDSILEDNGYL
- the nagZ gene encoding beta-N-acetylhexosaminidase, with translation MASRSAAPCMVSFRGHTAPEWVLDALRRGSVGAVCLFRYNFASLEQLRALNVSLMAAAAEGGFPPPIIGIDQEGGQLMAVTDGATELPGNMALGAVAAGCSIPTGEEAARATGVVLGMELLALGCNMNFAPVLDLATRPESDVMGVRVFGSDPDLAGRLGAQLIVGMQSTGVLATAKHFPGHGDTRQDSHHGAPVIDVPLATLARRELVPFRAAIAAGVAAVMTCHAYYPAIDPDAVGTHSRAVLGDLLRGELDFDGLVITDALDMHAFGAMSGVERARRAVAAGADLALLGHLEDQAEIVASLLGSADAASSARVMAVRERLPRELPPLAVIGSELHREVARATSEAAVTAVRGEPRLASLDAVLVVSVDAGDLTPAETTSGQELGLADALRAYVAEITEVRFPRGANTGEVDAVVARVARWRGARAAAGDAGEVVVATVNASGDEAQLALLRRLAALGADPVLVAMRSPLDVVVADHVGRAICAYGRRTPQAEAAARVLCGQIQATGALPVSLPEGVGARA
- a CDS encoding HAMP domain-containing histidine kinase produces the protein MRLLARLRRPNLHRRLAVALLAQTVVVLLVTALALFLVLRQFLEVGEAQRLERLVGQVSVHVASDKHDVLEFDHDFPDDVHVRLLHQGVVLAATPGFPAIPVDSSLGRSRSAQHQVLTRELREDGVRYTLQLAGDPTGTQLALRAYVMALAVIVPVAAVLVALLSNLLAANMLTPVARLERAAAAISSSRELRTPIQGVDATDELGRLANTLQAAFGRLADGMDREVAFLRAAAHDLRSPLTALKTRVEGVLANRRDASAYRAALVEIGLDVDGMVRLVNHLLMLANDGAPNDLRRLDLVSVAGEAVDSARAARPGVFLTTSFAPDTPEVAGDATLLAQLLGNLLDNAAHHGGGAPTHVSTWRSPEGGAVLCVSDEGPGIDEASLPRAAEPFFRTDSARTRAGRGGPTGSGLGLAIVKRIVEWHDARWELNSAPGSGLVVTVRFPAPLG